Genomic DNA from Halomonas sp. BDJS001:
ATTTACCGGCCATTTTGCTGCCGGTATTGGATATCACCGTCATAACAAATAGCTTGGACTCTGTATCCAGGCTCTCGATCTGTTCAGGCGTTAACCCAAACTTTTCATTAATTTTGGGAATTAACCGCATCAAAATGGCCACGTCTGAGCCAATATCTAAGCCCGGTATGGGTATAACCGCAGTGCCAGCAGAGAGGCTTGAGCTTTTCGTTACCATCGAACGGCATGACTGTTTAATGGCTTCGAGTTCTTCTATTGATTCAATCATAATGAGATCCTTTCATTTGCTGCCTAATTGATCCAGTCCCGGCTGTACCACGTCCTGGTTAACTTCCTTCTAACATTACTGACCGCTCTTCGACGTTATTCGAGAGTAGCCTGTAGTAAAGTCGTCGGCGAAGATAAAAGTGTCAAACGGTATTTGGGAAGGCGCAACTGAAGCGGGAGGCTTGAATGACGAACTTGAGAACCCTATACCCACCGGTCGAACCCTATGAAACAGGCATGATCAATGTGGGGGATGGCCATACGGTCTATTTTGAGCGTGTGGGCAAACCGGGAGGTAAGCCTGCGGTGTTTCTGCATGGTGGCCCCGGCGGTGGAATTTCGCCTGATCATCGACGCCTGTTTAACCCTGAACGCTACGACGTTCTTCTCTTTGACCAGCGTGGCTGTGGTCGTTCAGAGCCCCATGCCAGTATCGAAGCCAATACGACGTGGCATTTAGTGGAAGACATCGAGAGGCTGCGTGAGCATATTGGCGTGACCCAGTGGATGGTTTTTGGCGGCTCTTGGGGGTCTACCCTGGGCCTTGCCTACACCCAGACGCATCCAGACCGTGTTAGTGAGTTGATTTTGCGAGGCGTCTATACGGTCACCCAAGCGGAGATCGACTGGTACTATCAGTTTGGTGTATCTGAAATGTTTCCCGATAAGTGGGCGGCGTTTCAGGGGCCTATTCCTGAGGCAGAGCGACACGATATGGTGGCCGCCTACCATCGTCGTTTGATGGGGGACGATCCTATCGCTCAGCTTGAGGCGGCGAAGGCATGGACGATATGGGAAGGTGAAACCATCACCCTGCTACCTGACCCTGCCTTATCGGCACCCTACAGAGAGGGGCATTTTGCGTTAGCCTTTGCGCGGTTAGAGAACCACTATTTCACTCATCGCGCCTGGCTGGAGGAGGGGCAACTGCTTGCTAACGCCGATAGGCTAAAAGGTATTCCCGGCGTTATCGTTCATGGTCGTTATGATATGCCATGCCCCGTTCGTTATGCGCTGGCGCTGCATAACGCTTGGCCAGATTCCGAGTTCCATTTGATTGAAGGTGCAGGGCACGCCTGGAGCGAACCCGGCATTCTCGACCAGTTGATACGCGCGACAGAGCGTTTTGCTTTTTAAGTTAATATATACGGCAGAGAGCACTAATGGGATCGAAGCTAAGAGTGGGTCAGCTGGTTTAGTGAACTGCTCAGTTTTCTTTAGACGATTCATGCAAGGCAATGTCGGGTGTGAAGCTCATAAAAAACCTAGAGATGGGAGTTTGAATATTGTTTTGGATGATTTTTCAGATGCCCTGAATGCTTTTATTAAGTTTATAGGTATATTTTTTTAAGCCATTTATTGAAAATA
This window encodes:
- the pip gene encoding prolyl aminopeptidase; this encodes MTNLRTLYPPVEPYETGMINVGDGHTVYFERVGKPGGKPAVFLHGGPGGGISPDHRRLFNPERYDVLLFDQRGCGRSEPHASIEANTTWHLVEDIERLREHIGVTQWMVFGGSWGSTLGLAYTQTHPDRVSELILRGVYTVTQAEIDWYYQFGVSEMFPDKWAAFQGPIPEAERHDMVAAYHRRLMGDDPIAQLEAAKAWTIWEGETITLLPDPALSAPYREGHFALAFARLENHYFTHRAWLEEGQLLANADRLKGIPGVIVHGRYDMPCPVRYALALHNAWPDSEFHLIEGAGHAWSEPGILDQLIRATERFAF